The genomic stretch CGACCGCCGCTCACGGCAGTTCCCGGCGGGGTCGTCGGGCCTCCGGGCAGGGCGGGGGTGGTCGGGGTGGTCTGCGCGGGAGAGGTCGGACCGGCGTTGTGGTGGTGCGAACCCGGGCCCGGTGGTACGACGACGCTCGTCGGGCCGCTCACGGGGAAGCCGGTCGAGGACGAGGAGGTGGCGACTGGCACCAACGCGAACGCCAGAAGAGTCAGCACGACGGCAGTGGCCAAGACCGCGGCCCAGCGCTCGGCGCGCGGCCCCTCTCTCAGCCACAGCCGGAACTGCGCGAACGGCGGCACCCCGAGCTCCCGTCCTCGAAAGGTAGAACGCGGTTCTACCTCAGCAAACTAGGTGCTTCCAGTCAATAGACCTTCCGGCACAGCGGCCCGCGACAGCTCACGAGGCGAGATACGTCGCGAGCAGGGTCAGTGCCAGTACGGCAAGCCACACATCAGTGAACATCCTGAGCCACCGCGGTGCGGTGCGAACGTCCATGAACTGCTGAACGATGAGCCGCACCTTGACGGCTCCCAGCGCGAGCCCGATGACGGCGACGGTCGTGTTCGCCTTCGCACGTCCGGTGTCGAAGGAGATAGTGACTGCCCACGACGCGACGGTCAGCACGCCGGCGACCAGCCACGTGGTTGTCAGGCGATGACTCGGGTGGCTGGCTGAGCGTGATGGGGATGTCATCAGTCACCGCATTACGTAGAGCACGACGAAGATCAGCACCCAGAGCAGATCGACCATGTGCCAGTAGATGCCGCAGGCTTCGGTGAGCCACCTGCGCGGATCCGGCTGGCGAAGCTCGCGGAGCGCGACTCCGAGAATGATCAGGCCGATGATGACGTGCAGCAGATGCACCCCGGTGAACATGAAGTAACAGGCCAGGAAGGTGCCCTTGCCGAGAGTGTGGCCGTCGTGGACTTCCACACTCCATTCCGCGATCTTGATGGCGACGAACAGCGCACCGCATCCGGCGCCCGCGCGAATCAGACGCGCGGCACGAGCCGGGTGATCGCCGGTGACTGCCCGCACACCGCCGGCGACGAACCACGAGCTGGTGAGCAGGACGAGCGTGTTCAGCGCACCGGTGGTGACGTTGAGATCGTGCTGCGCCAGGACGAAGGCCGCGTGCTGCTTGACCCGGTAGGCCATGAAGACGACGAAGTAGACGCCGAAGATGACCAGGTCGCCGAGCACGAAGACCCACATGTGAACGTCGCCCGGAATGCGCTCCTCATCCTCCGTCGCTGGTACGGCGAGGCCTGCGATCGCCGTCACGCCTGGATCGTCTCGCCAGCCGGTTGGGTCTCGATCGCCTGCCGCGTGGTGTAGATGAG from Mycobacteriales bacterium encodes the following:
- a CDS encoding cytochrome C oxidase subunit IV family protein, encoding MTSPSRSASHPSHRLTTTWLVAGVLTVASWAVTISFDTGRAKANTTVAVIGLALGAVKVRLIVQQFMDVRTAPRWLRMFTDVWLAVLALTLLATYLAS
- a CDS encoding cytochrome c oxidase subunit 3; translated protein: MTAIAGLAVPATEDEERIPGDVHMWVFVLGDLVIFGVYFVVFMAYRVKQHAAFVLAQHDLNVTTGALNTLVLLTSSWFVAGGVRAVTGDHPARAARLIRAGAGCGALFVAIKIAEWSVEVHDGHTLGKGTFLACYFMFTGVHLLHVIIGLIILGVALRELRQPDPRRWLTEACGIYWHMVDLLWVLIFVVLYVMR